CGCATCCTGTCGGCCGCGTCCTGTACCACGAACGCGATTACGCCGGTATTGAAGGCGATCCATGACGAGTTCGGGATCATCGATGGTCACGTGGAAACCGTGCACTCCTACACCAACGACCAGAACCTGATCGACAACTATCACAAAGGCTCGCGTCGTGGCCGCAGTGCGCCGCTGAATATGGTTATCACCGAAACGGGTGCCGCCAAGGCCGTGTCCAAGGCACTGCCAGAGCTGAAAGGCAAACTGACCGGCAACGCGATCCGGGTACCGACGCCCAACGTCTCCATGGCGATCCTGAACCTGAACCTGAGCAAGGACGTGACCGTCGAGTCCGCCAACGATTACCTGCGGGAGATGGCGCTGCACTCCGAGTTGCAGAAGCAGATCGATTTCGTCAACTCGCCGGAAGTGGTGTCTACCGATTTCGTGGGCTCCCGTCACGCCGGGGTGGTCGACGCCCAGGCGACGATCGCCAACGGTAATCGGCTGATCCTGTACGTTTGGTACGACAACGAGTTTGGCTACAGTGCGCAGGTTATCCGTTGCGTAAACCAGATGGCCGGTGTGACTTACCCGATCTTCCCGTCACGCGTACGCTGATCGGTCCGATTTGATCGGTTATGGCTATCCAGCCGTGGCCGGCGAATCTCCGGCGCCCCGTTAGGTCCAAGCCTTTCGGGGCGTTTTTGTTTGGCCCTTGGCTGTGTGCAAGTGGCCGTAGCTGTTGGGCGCGCGGGAGGGTTTGGACGGGTTGTGGGCCACTACGTAACCGAGCGTAAAGTAGGGGGTGTTCTGGTGGAAATGACGCGTCTGACTCTCTATAATTGGCGCGATTTTGGGTACGTCTGGCTGCTGAAACTTCACCCTTCAACCAAACACCCGGTCTCACCAGGTGCTTGATTTCGCCGGTCCTGGGCGCTTTCGCGTCAATTCGGGGCTATCCTGGAGTTTTTCCCGGACGTGACTAATCCATAGAAAGTTTCTGATGATTGGACGGGGCTAAATGATTAAGATCAAAAAAGGCCTGGATCTTCCCATCAGTGGCGCTCCCGAACAGACTATTACCGAAGGCAAGCCCGTGCGCAGCGCTGCGCTAATTGGTTTTGACTATAACGGTATGAAGCCAACGATGGCGGTTCAGGAGGGCGACCGCGTCAAGCGGGGCTCGCTGCTGTTTACGGATAAGAAGACCGAGGGTGTTCGATACACTGCACCGGCTGCGGGTGTGGTGAAAGAAATCAATCGCGGTGAACGCCGGGTATTCCAGTCGGTCGTCATCGAGATCGATGGCGACGAGGCGGAAGGCTTTGCTCGCTACGAGTCCAGTCAGCTTGGCGCTCTGGAGCGTCAGCAGGTGGTCGACAATCTGGTCGAGTCCGGACTCTGGACCCTGTTCCGGACGCGCCCATACAGCAAGGTGCCGGAAATCGACTCCGCACCGCATTCCATCTTTGTCTCAGTCATGGATACCAATCCGCTGGCTGCAGACCCCACCGTCATCATCAAGGACGACCCGAAATCTTTTGAGAACGGCCTGCGTATCCTGGGCAAGCTCACCAACGGTAAGGTGTTCGTGGTTGGCAAGCCAGGTTCCGACGTTTCCGTACCCAAGGACGACCAGGTGGAAGTGCGTCAGTTTGATGGCGTCCACCCCGCCGGTAATGTGGGTACCCATATCCATTTTCTGGATCCCGTCGTGGGTGACAAGGTGGTCTGGTCCATCGGCTACCAGGACGTCATGGCCATCGCGCGTCTGTTCGAGACTGGTGAAGTGCCATCTGAGCGTATCGTGGCCCTGGGCGGTCCCAAAGCGACCAAGCCGCGCCTCATCCGCACCCGTGTAGGTGCAAGTCTGGATGAGTTGCTCGAAGGCGAGCACGATACGTCTGTCGACGTGCGCGTCGTTTCCGGCTCCGTGTTCGGTGGTCGTACCGCACGCGGCTCCTGTGCCTATCTGGGTCGCTATGCGAATCAGGTAAGTCTGCTTGAAGAGGGCGACAAGCGGGACTTCATGGGGTGGATGTCACCCGGTACCAACCGTTTCTCGACGCTAAATATCTATCTCTCCAAGCTGACCCGTGGCCGTCGTTTCAACCTGACCACGACAACGAATGGCAGTGAGCGTGCAATGGTGCCCATCGGAGCCTACGAGGACATCATGCCGCTGGATATCCTGCCGACGCAGCTGCTGCGCTCGCTGATTGTGGGCGATACCGAAATGGCCCAGAAGCTGGGATGTCTCGAGCTGGACGAAGAAGACCTTGCCCTGTGCACCTTCGTTTGTCCCGGCAAATACGAGTATGGCCCTATCCTGCGTCAGAACCTGACCCGCATCGAGATCGAGGGCTAAGCACATGGCATTAAGAGAGTTCCTCAACGGTATCGAGCACCACTTCGAAAAAGGTGGTAAGTACGAGCGCTGGTATGCGCTCTACGAAGCGGTCGACACCATTTTCTATTCGCCGAGCAGCGTGACGTCCACGACGTCGCACGTTCGCGACGGTATCGACCTTAAACGCATCATGATCACGGTCTGGTTCTGTGTCTGGCCGGCGATGTTCTTCGGCATGTGGAACATTGGTTACCAGGCCAATTCATTCCTGGCTGCTACTCCGGATGCCATGATGGGTGATGGTGGCTGGCGTACAGCTATCATCTCCGCGCTGGCAGGCAACGACCCGGGCAGCATCTGGGACAACCTGGTCTACGGTGCGGCCTACTTTATCCCGGTTTATGCCGTGACCTTCATTGTCGGCGGCTTCTGGGAGGTTCTGTTCGCGACGGTTCGTCGTCACGAGGTGAACGAGGGGTTCTTCGTGACCTCCATCCTCTTTGCCCTGATTTGCCCGCCCACCATTCCACTGTGGCAGGTAGCTTTGGGTATCACCTTCGGTGTCGTTATCGGCAAGGAAGTGTTCGGCGGTACTGGCAAGAACTTCCTGAACCCGGCGCTCACTGGCCGTGCGTTCCTCTACTTCGCCTATCCGGCGCAGATCTCTGGCGATACCATTTGGACGGCCGTTGATGGTTTCAGTGGCGCAACGGCTCTGAGCATGGCAGCGTCCGGCGGTATGGACGCGGTAAGGGAGTCCATGACCTGGGCGCAAGCCTTCTATGGCACGATCCAGGGGTCCATCGGTGAAACCTCCACGCTGGCCATCCTGATCGGCGGCCTGATCCTTCTGGGCATGAAGATCGCATCCTACCGCATCGTGGGCGGGGTAATGATCGGCATGATCGCGACTACCTTGCTGCTCAACGCCATAGGTTCGGAAACCAATCCGATGTTCGGTGTGCCTGCGCATTGGCACCTGGTCATGGGTGGATTCGCTTTCGGGATGATGTTCATGGCAACCGATCCTGTATCTGCGGCCATGACCAACACCGGCAAGTGGGCCTTCGGTATCCTCGTCGGCTTGATGACCGTGCTCATCCGCGTGGTCAACCCGGCCTTCCCGGAAGGCATCATGCTCGCCATCCTGTTCGCTAACCTGTTTGCGCCGCTGATGGATCATTTCGTCGTGCAGGCCAATATCAAACGGAGGCTCGCCCGTGGCTAAGAAGAAGGAAACCGTTTCCCGCACGGTTGTCGTAGCCCTGGCGCTGTGCATCGTCTGTTCGGTCATCGTTTCGACCGCGGCGGTTGTGCTCAAGCCGGCTCAAATAACCAACCGTAACCTCGACATGAAGACCAATATCCTGGCCGCAGCCGGTATGTTGCAGCCAGGTGCCAGCGCTGATGAAATCGAGGAGCAATTCCAGCGATTTGACGTCAGGCTGGTCAATCTGGAATCTGGCGAATATGTCGACCCGCAATCTATCGGCCTGAATGACGCTATGGCCTACGACCAGTACCGAGCTTCGGCGGATCCCGAAATGTCGGAAGACATTCCGTCTTCCGAAGATAAGGCTGGCATCAAGCGCCAGGCCGACATCGCCAAGGTGTTCGTGCTGCAAACGAATGGTGAGCTCGAGCGCATTGTACTGCCGATTCACGGCTACGGCTTGTGGTCTACGCTATACGGCTTTGTCTCTCTCGAAGGCGATGCCAATACCATCGAAGGTCTTGGTTTCTATGCCCATGCGGAAACACCGGGCCTGGGGGGCGAAGTCGATAACCCGAAGTGGAAGGCTCAATGGGTTGGCAAGAAGGTATACGGCGAAAACCTGGAAGAGCCCGAGATCCAGTTGGTCAAGGGTGGTGTCGATCCCAATGCACCTGATGCTGAACACAAGGTCGATGCGCTCTCCGGAGCGACGCTGACCAGCCGTGGTGTACAGCAGCTGGTTAACTTCTGGATGAGTGAACGTGGCTTCGCGCCCTACCTCAACAAGCTTCGCGAAGGGGAGGTCTGACCATGGCGGATGTAAGTGCAAAGCAGGTTCTCTTCGAACCCATATTCAATAACAACCCCATCGCCCTTCAGATCCTGGGGATCTGTTCGGCGCTGGCGGTGACCAGTAGCCTTAGCGTCACAATGGTTATGTGTGCTTCGGTTATTGCGGTTACCGCATTTTCAAACCTCTTTGTTTCCGTCGTGCGTTCGCAAATCCCGAACAGCATACGGATCATTGTGCAGATGACGATCATTGCGTCGCTGGTCATCGTGGTCGACCAGATCCT
The window above is part of the Marinobacter nanhaiticus D15-8W genome. Proteins encoded here:
- a CDS encoding Na(+)-translocating NADH-quinone reductase subunit A, whose amino-acid sequence is MIKIKKGLDLPISGAPEQTITEGKPVRSAALIGFDYNGMKPTMAVQEGDRVKRGSLLFTDKKTEGVRYTAPAAGVVKEINRGERRVFQSVVIEIDGDEAEGFARYESSQLGALERQQVVDNLVESGLWTLFRTRPYSKVPEIDSAPHSIFVSVMDTNPLAADPTVIIKDDPKSFENGLRILGKLTNGKVFVVGKPGSDVSVPKDDQVEVRQFDGVHPAGNVGTHIHFLDPVVGDKVVWSIGYQDVMAIARLFETGEVPSERIVALGGPKATKPRLIRTRVGASLDELLEGEHDTSVDVRVVSGSVFGGRTARGSCAYLGRYANQVSLLEEGDKRDFMGWMSPGTNRFSTLNIYLSKLTRGRRFNLTTTTNGSERAMVPIGAYEDIMPLDILPTQLLRSLIVGDTEMAQKLGCLELDEEDLALCTFVCPGKYEYGPILRQNLTRIEIEG
- a CDS encoding NADH:ubiquinone reductase (Na(+)-transporting) subunit B; translation: MALREFLNGIEHHFEKGGKYERWYALYEAVDTIFYSPSSVTSTTSHVRDGIDLKRIMITVWFCVWPAMFFGMWNIGYQANSFLAATPDAMMGDGGWRTAIISALAGNDPGSIWDNLVYGAAYFIPVYAVTFIVGGFWEVLFATVRRHEVNEGFFVTSILFALICPPTIPLWQVALGITFGVVIGKEVFGGTGKNFLNPALTGRAFLYFAYPAQISGDTIWTAVDGFSGATALSMAASGGMDAVRESMTWAQAFYGTIQGSIGETSTLAILIGGLILLGMKIASYRIVGGVMIGMIATTLLLNAIGSETNPMFGVPAHWHLVMGGFAFGMMFMATDPVSAAMTNTGKWAFGILVGLMTVLIRVVNPAFPEGIMLAILFANLFAPLMDHFVVQANIKRRLARG
- a CDS encoding Na(+)-translocating NADH-quinone reductase subunit C, whose amino-acid sequence is MAKKKETVSRTVVVALALCIVCSVIVSTAAVVLKPAQITNRNLDMKTNILAAAGMLQPGASADEIEEQFQRFDVRLVNLESGEYVDPQSIGLNDAMAYDQYRASADPEMSEDIPSSEDKAGIKRQADIAKVFVLQTNGELERIVLPIHGYGLWSTLYGFVSLEGDANTIEGLGFYAHAETPGLGGEVDNPKWKAQWVGKKVYGENLEEPEIQLVKGGVDPNAPDAEHKVDALSGATLTSRGVQQLVNFWMSERGFAPYLNKLREGEV